The Metabacillus litoralis genome contains a region encoding:
- a CDS encoding Na/Pi cotransporter family protein, which produces MEINYQEMLFQFLGGLGIFLFGIKYMGDGLQSAAGDRLKDILDRFTTNPFMGVLAGLLVTVLIQSSSGTTALTVGLVSAGFMTLRQAIGVIMGANIGTTVTAFIIGIDVGAYALPIISLGAFCIFFFKKKGITSFGQVAFGFGALFFGLELMSGGMKPLRSLEAFHDLTVSMASNPILGVLVGTIFTVIVQSSSATIGILQELFSQDAISLNAALPVLFGDNIGTTITAVLASLGASIAARRAAFVHVLFNLIGTVIFLILLIPFTYLITYLQDTLSLNPAMTIAFAHGTFNISNTIIQFPFIFALAWLVTKLIPGEDKYIDTKPQHLNPTLIEHSPSIALGQAKEELKRMGEFTVNGLGEAFQYLNLGEKKHAENALQYETGINNLDKKITSYLLEISAKPLSVKERDEFSNIADSIRDMERIGDHMENIVELVDFKINKKVNLSNDATNELKDMYEFTLVTLETAYTAFFENDVEKAKEVLSRENEIDKMERVLRKKHIMRLNERQCSGDAGIVFVDIISNLERIADHSVNIAETILTVESN; this is translated from the coding sequence TTGGAGATTAACTATCAGGAAATGCTCTTTCAGTTTTTAGGAGGACTTGGAATTTTCCTTTTCGGAATAAAGTACATGGGAGACGGATTGCAGTCAGCTGCAGGAGATCGTTTAAAAGATATACTTGACCGTTTCACTACAAATCCTTTTATGGGTGTGTTAGCTGGTTTACTTGTAACAGTTCTAATTCAATCTAGCTCTGGAACAACGGCTTTAACTGTTGGATTAGTAAGTGCTGGATTTATGACTTTAAGACAAGCAATAGGTGTCATTATGGGGGCAAATATTGGGACAACCGTAACAGCCTTTATCATCGGTATTGATGTTGGTGCCTATGCTTTACCTATCATTTCTCTTGGTGCATTTTGTATTTTCTTCTTTAAAAAGAAGGGAATTACTTCGTTTGGACAAGTTGCTTTTGGCTTTGGAGCCCTCTTCTTTGGTTTAGAATTGATGAGTGGAGGAATGAAACCATTAAGGTCACTAGAAGCTTTTCATGATTTAACAGTAAGTATGGCTAGTAATCCAATTTTAGGTGTCCTAGTTGGTACCATCTTTACAGTTATTGTTCAGAGTTCAAGTGCAACAATTGGTATTTTACAGGAATTATTCTCACAGGATGCAATTAGTTTAAATGCTGCTTTACCTGTTTTATTTGGAGATAATATTGGGACTACGATCACAGCAGTACTTGCATCTCTTGGGGCTTCAATTGCTGCGAGAAGAGCTGCATTTGTGCACGTTTTATTCAACCTGATAGGAACTGTAATCTTTTTAATTCTATTAATTCCTTTCACATATTTAATTACTTATTTACAAGATACATTAAGTTTAAATCCAGCGATGACAATTGCTTTTGCTCATGGAACATTCAATATATCGAATACAATTATTCAGTTTCCATTTATTTTTGCTTTAGCATGGTTAGTAACAAAATTAATTCCTGGTGAAGATAAATATATTGATACGAAGCCGCAACATTTAAACCCAACCTTGATTGAACATTCACCATCTATTGCTCTAGGACAAGCTAAGGAAGAGTTAAAAAGAATGGGAGAGTTTACAGTTAATGGTCTTGGTGAGGCATTTCAATATTTAAATCTAGGTGAGAAGAAACATGCTGAGAATGCTCTTCAATATGAAACAGGAATCAACAATCTAGATAAAAAAATCACAAGTTATTTACTTGAAATATCAGCAAAACCTCTTTCAGTCAAAGAAAGAGATGAATTTTCAAACATAGCCGATTCTATAAGAGATATGGAACGAATTGGTGATCACATGGAAAACATCGTTGAGCTTGTTGATTTTAAAATTAACAAAAAAGTGAACCTATCTAACGATGCAACAAATGAATTAAAGGACATGTATGAATTCACGTTAGTAACGTTGGAAACGGCTTATACAGCATTCTTTGAAAATGATGTAGAAAAGGCTAAAGAGGTATTATCTCGTGAAAATGAGATAGACAAGATGGAGAGAGTTCTTAGAAAAAAACACATTATGAGATTAAACGAAAGACAATGCTCCGGTGATGCTGGGATAGTGTTCGTTGATATAATAAGCAACTTAGAAAGAATTGCGGATCATTCAGTTAATATAGCAGAGACTATTTTAACTGTTGAATCGAACTAA
- the sleB gene encoding spore cortex-lytic enzyme, which yields MILTLQESNTNAFTNQAIQRGAVGDDVIELQSRLKYIGFYKGEIDGAFGWGTYWALRNFQSEFGLTVDGVAGLKTRQKLVKVTKYDYSKGAGQGQRQGQKSTAINVPSGYSQNDIQLMANAVHGEARGEPYIGQVAVAAVILNRVESQTFPNTVSGVIFEPLAFTAVADGQIWLTPNETSKKAVLDAINGWDPTSNAVYYFNPDTATSKWIWGRPQIKRIGKHIFCK from the coding sequence ATGATTTTAACACTTCAGGAAAGCAATACTAATGCCTTTACAAATCAAGCCATTCAACGGGGAGCAGTGGGTGATGATGTTATTGAATTACAATCTCGTCTAAAATATATTGGATTTTACAAAGGAGAAATTGATGGTGCTTTTGGTTGGGGAACCTACTGGGCGCTTCGAAATTTTCAGTCTGAATTCGGACTCACTGTCGATGGGGTAGCAGGTTTAAAAACGAGACAAAAACTTGTTAAAGTAACGAAATATGATTACTCTAAAGGAGCAGGACAAGGACAACGTCAAGGTCAAAAATCAACAGCCATAAATGTACCATCAGGATATTCCCAAAATGATATTCAACTTATGGCAAACGCTGTTCATGGAGAAGCACGCGGAGAACCATATATTGGACAAGTTGCTGTGGCAGCTGTTATTTTAAACCGTGTTGAGAGCCAGACATTCCCTAATACTGTTTCAGGTGTCATCTTTGAACCGTTAGCTTTTACCGCGGTGGCTGATGGACAGATATGGCTAACTCCTAATGAGACATCAAAAAAAGCTGTACTGGATGCTATTAATGGATGGGATCCTACATCCAATGCGGTTTATTATTTCAATCCTGATACAGCAACAAGTAAGTGGATTTGGGGTAGGCCGCAAATAAAACGAATTGGGAAACATATTTTCTGTAAATAA
- a CDS encoding Spo0E family sporulation regulatory protein-aspartic acid phosphatase — MNSSISRYSNEKTELINRISSHKNELIAIGLAKGLNHPLTISQSQKLDKLILQYQKLMGMDHETSDQ, encoded by the coding sequence TTGAATAGTTCAATCTCTAGATACTCTAATGAAAAAACTGAATTAATTAATAGAATTAGCTCCCACAAAAATGAACTAATTGCTATAGGTTTAGCCAAAGGCTTAAATCATCCTTTGACTATTTCTCAGAGTCAAAAGCTTGATAAATTGATCCTTCAATATCAAAAATTAATGGGTATGGATCATGAAACTAGCGATCAATAG
- a CDS encoding ASCH domain-containing protein: MKVLSMIQPWASLFTLGETQYETRSWNTKYRGPLAIHTSKKIDKTAANQDTIKELLSKHGLTNDLLPTGSIIAVCMLKNCIKVTENNQSWAILEDGTIISGNDYLLGDYREGNYAWIVQSMKILNQSIPAKGQLGLWEYDI; the protein is encoded by the coding sequence GTGAAAGTTCTATCAATGATTCAGCCATGGGCTAGTCTTTTTACTCTCGGAGAGACCCAATATGAAACAAGATCATGGAACACGAAATATCGTGGGCCCCTAGCCATTCATACAAGCAAAAAAATAGATAAAACAGCAGCTAACCAAGATACAATTAAGGAATTGCTGAGTAAGCATGGATTAACAAATGATCTACTTCCAACTGGCTCTATTATCGCTGTCTGTATGCTTAAAAATTGTATAAAAGTAACTGAAAATAATCAGTCATGGGCCATTTTAGAAGATGGGACAATTATATCAGGTAATGACTATTTACTAGGCGACTATCGAGAGGGAAATTATGCTTGGATTGTTCAGAGTATGAAAATATTGAACCAATCTATCCCAGCTAAAGGACAGCTTGGATTATGGGAATATGATATATGA
- a CDS encoding LTA synthase family protein: MFTKIKKSHLSLFFLAVVLLWIKTYFVQHSEFKLGLDNSLQEFLLFLNPLGSVLLFLGLSLLSTKRKFLWLVVFDFILSFLLFANVVYYRFFSDFITIPTLTQTQNFGDVSGSVTSLLKPYDILLFMDTLIVLAVGLYGKKKGITAANIKRRSVATVFIAAILIISVNLGLAEKDRPQLLTRTFDRNYIVKYLGMYNYTIYDAVLSANVSAKRAMADSDDVTEVLNYKSTNYAAPNPEYFGAAKGMNVVYFHLESIQNFLIDYKLHGEEVTPFLNSLSRSENILYFDNFFHQTAQGKTADAEFMLENSLFGLPQGSAFSLKGMNTYQAAPAILGQNGYTSAVFHGNKGSFWNRDEIYKSFGYDKFFDSSYYSLNSEDLAEYGLMDKPFLEQSQPLLESLPQPFYTKFITVTHHFPYKMDQELATIEQHTTGDASVDQYFQTARYADEALKEFFDYLKESGLYENTVVIMYGDHYGISENHNDAMSKVLNKEITPFESAGLQRVPLLIHVPGIEGGTMHQYGGQIDLLPTLMHLLGIESKPYMQFGTDLLSKDHDELVPFRNGDFVSPEITYTGGKYYDSTTGIEIEATEQAKQLKEITETKLGYSDKVVEGDLLRFYTPEGFVPVDRSQYDYINRNPIVTEQDSTETETE, from the coding sequence ATGTTTACTAAAATTAAAAAAAGTCATCTGAGCCTTTTCTTTTTAGCTGTTGTCTTATTATGGATAAAAACATATTTCGTACAACATTCAGAATTTAAATTAGGCTTAGATAATAGTTTGCAAGAGTTTCTTTTATTTTTAAATCCACTAGGCTCAGTCCTTTTATTCTTAGGTTTATCTTTATTGTCAACAAAAAGAAAATTTTTATGGCTCGTTGTTTTTGATTTTATTTTGAGCTTTTTATTATTTGCAAATGTTGTGTATTATCGATTCTTTAGTGATTTTATTACAATCCCAACATTAACGCAGACACAAAATTTTGGTGATGTTAGTGGTAGTGTAACCTCTCTTTTAAAACCTTATGATATCTTATTATTCATGGACACACTTATTGTACTAGCCGTAGGATTATATGGTAAAAAGAAGGGGATTACAGCGGCAAATATAAAACGCAGAAGTGTTGCGACTGTATTTATAGCTGCTATTCTTATCATTTCAGTAAACCTTGGATTAGCTGAAAAAGATCGTCCGCAATTATTAACAAGAACCTTCGATCGTAACTATATTGTAAAATATCTTGGAATGTACAATTATACGATTTATGATGCTGTGCTAAGTGCAAATGTATCAGCAAAGCGTGCAATGGCAGATTCAGATGATGTTACTGAGGTTCTGAATTATAAAAGCACAAATTACGCAGCTCCTAACCCAGAATATTTCGGTGCTGCAAAAGGAATGAACGTTGTTTACTTTCACCTTGAATCAATACAGAATTTCTTAATTGATTATAAGCTTCATGGTGAAGAAGTAACTCCATTCCTGAACTCTTTATCTAGAAGTGAAAACATCCTGTATTTTGATAATTTCTTTCATCAAACAGCTCAAGGGAAAACGGCTGATGCTGAATTTATGTTAGAAAATTCCTTATTTGGATTACCACAAGGATCTGCATTTTCATTAAAAGGAATGAACACGTATCAAGCTGCACCTGCGATTTTAGGTCAGAATGGCTACACATCAGCTGTGTTCCACGGAAATAAAGGATCGTTCTGGAACCGCGATGAGATTTATAAATCATTTGGCTATGACAAATTCTTTGATTCAAGTTATTATTCATTAAATTCAGAGGACCTTGCAGAGTATGGATTAATGGATAAGCCGTTTTTAGAACAATCACAGCCTTTGCTTGAATCTTTGCCACAGCCATTTTATACAAAGTTTATAACAGTAACTCACCATTTCCCTTATAAGATGGATCAAGAACTAGCAACAATTGAACAGCATACAACCGGTGATGCGTCTGTTGATCAGTATTTCCAGACAGCACGTTATGCTGATGAGGCTTTAAAAGAGTTCTTTGACTATTTGAAGGAATCTGGTTTATATGAAAACACTGTTGTTATCATGTACGGTGATCATTATGGTATTTCAGAAAATCATAATGATGCGATGTCAAAAGTATTAAACAAAGAAATTACACCATTTGAAAGTGCTGGACTGCAACGAGTACCTTTATTAATTCACGTACCTGGCATAGAAGGCGGTACAATGCATCAATATGGTGGGCAAATTGACTTACTTCCAACTCTAATGCACTTACTAGGAATTGAATCAAAACCATATATGCAATTCGGTACTGACTTATTATCAAAAGACCATGATGAGCTTGTGCCATTTAGAAATGGTGATTTCGTAAGTCCAGAAATCACTTACACTGGTGGTAAATATTATGACTCAACTACTGGTATTGAGATTGAAGCAACAGAACAAGCAAAACAACTGAAGGAAATCACTGAAACGAAACTAGGTTATTCTGATAAAGTTGTCGAAGGTGATCTTTTACGCTTCTATACTCCTGAAGGGTTTGTCCCTGTTGATCGTTCACAGTATGATTATATTAATCGAAATCCGATTGTAACTGAACAGGATAGTACTGAAACGGAGACTGAATAA
- a CDS encoding fumarylacetoacetate hydrolase family protein produces MKLQQKTQTIVRYLSADEKVYYGIIEDGEILQLTSSFTEIINDEITFDGVRLNIGDVKILEPVVPQKVINFGWTYTEHAKETGGQANLKEPFLFLKPASSLIPNGGDIILPSTKLTNQVELEGEVALIIGKRGKNIKEEEALDYVFGCTIFNDVTARDLTKTDPQFTRAKGFDTFGPLGPWVVTGLDPTNLQIVTTLNDQVVQNGNTNQMSFSIPFLISWISQVMTLEPGDVLATGSPSGSCPMKSGDVVTVEVEKIGKLCNYVK; encoded by the coding sequence ATGAAGCTACAACAAAAAACACAAACAATAGTACGTTACCTTAGTGCTGATGAGAAAGTATATTATGGGATTATTGAAGATGGAGAGATCTTACAATTAACCAGTTCATTCACTGAAATAATAAATGACGAAATAACATTTGATGGTGTAAGGCTTAACATTGGTGATGTGAAAATTTTAGAGCCAGTTGTACCACAAAAAGTGATTAATTTCGGCTGGACTTATACGGAACATGCAAAAGAAACTGGGGGACAGGCTAACCTCAAAGAGCCATTTTTGTTCTTAAAGCCTGCTTCTTCCTTAATTCCTAACGGAGGAGATATCATTCTTCCTTCTACCAAATTAACCAACCAAGTAGAATTGGAAGGCGAAGTGGCTCTAATCATTGGAAAACGTGGAAAAAACATAAAAGAAGAAGAAGCACTGGATTATGTTTTCGGCTGTACAATATTTAATGATGTTACCGCAAGAGATCTTACAAAAACAGATCCCCAATTTACACGTGCAAAAGGCTTTGATACTTTTGGTCCTCTAGGTCCGTGGGTTGTTACAGGTTTAGATCCAACTAATTTGCAAATCGTTACAACATTAAATGATCAAGTTGTTCAAAATGGCAACACAAATCAAATGTCCTTTTCCATCCCATTTCTTATTAGCTGGATTTCACAGGTCATGACATTAGAGCCAGGCGATGTTTTAGCTACAGGCTCTCCATCAGGGAGTTGTCCTATGAAGTCTGGAGATGTGGTGACTGTAGAAGTAGAGAAGATTGGTAAGCTTTGTAATTATGTGAAGTAG
- a CDS encoding VWA domain-containing protein produces the protein MKRLLLGLAMLSFMLTACSSGDGSQPAQTDAEPKETEQKNNSKKEETYTPKEASYYEMEDFDRELTDIEKEMFRKPGVFSGEQYDEAKVKEALDQLPDDLTEEQYMEELLYLLAEDYHEEMQTMLTFDSTVDVSIERPDETVDAPTLKTAHYAILVDASGSMAAKVGSKTRMDAAKEAVLEFAKQVPENATISLRVYGHEGSNSEADKKASCSSTENVYNASFDENAFQQALSQVKPVGWTPIALGLESVKSDIPENTDDVVVYVVSDGIETCGGDPVQEAKNLVSADIQTVVNIIGFDVDNEGQTLLKEVAAAGNGEFTYVNSEQELKKYMRAQYEQIQKKWLEWKEAGKEQAFKLKEEKKKLAFDTKESMKEKSNREKERLKEAQAYLKERFEDYDHPASKMFSAIVDYGNKKWRYAVDTGNRLYRESVDSGNQEYREYVDEGNEKIRETIDKKNGN, from the coding sequence ATGAAGAGGCTTTTGCTGGGTTTAGCGATGTTATCGTTCATGCTGACAGCTTGTTCTTCTGGTGATGGTAGCCAACCGGCACAAACAGATGCTGAACCAAAGGAAACAGAACAAAAAAATAACAGCAAAAAAGAAGAAACATATACTCCTAAGGAAGCAAGTTATTATGAAATGGAAGATTTTGATCGAGAATTAACAGACATAGAAAAGGAAATGTTCCGAAAACCTGGCGTTTTTAGTGGTGAACAATATGATGAAGCGAAAGTGAAGGAAGCGCTGGATCAATTACCTGATGATCTCACAGAAGAGCAATATATGGAGGAGCTTTTATATTTATTAGCTGAAGATTATCATGAAGAAATGCAAACAATGCTTACCTTTGATTCAACGGTTGATGTTTCAATTGAACGTCCAGACGAAACTGTAGATGCTCCTACTTTAAAAACAGCCCATTACGCTATTTTAGTAGATGCAAGTGGGAGTATGGCAGCAAAAGTAGGAAGTAAAACGAGAATGGATGCAGCAAAGGAAGCTGTTTTGGAATTTGCTAAGCAAGTACCGGAGAATGCAACGATTTCGTTACGTGTATACGGTCATGAAGGATCAAATAGTGAAGCTGATAAAAAAGCTTCGTGTAGTAGTACTGAAAACGTATATAATGCCAGTTTTGATGAAAATGCCTTTCAACAAGCACTGAGTCAGGTAAAGCCTGTAGGATGGACACCAATTGCACTTGGGTTGGAATCTGTGAAGTCCGATATTCCTGAGAATACAGATGATGTAGTTGTATACGTTGTAAGTGATGGAATTGAAACATGTGGTGGCGATCCAGTACAAGAAGCTAAAAATCTAGTTTCAGCAGATATTCAAACAGTCGTTAATATTATTGGCTTTGATGTTGATAATGAAGGTCAAACTCTTTTAAAAGAAGTGGCTGCTGCAGGGAATGGTGAGTTTACATATGTTAATTCAGAGCAAGAGCTGAAGAAATATATGAGGGCTCAGTATGAACAAATTCAGAAAAAATGGCTTGAGTGGAAAGAAGCTGGCAAAGAGCAGGCTTTCAAACTGAAGGAAGAAAAAAAGAAGCTAGCTTTTGACACAAAAGAGAGCATGAAAGAAAAAAGCAATCGTGAGAAAGAACGATTGAAGGAAGCGCAAGCTTATTTAAAAGAGAGATTTGAGGATTATGACCACCCTGCATCAAAAATGTTTTCAGCGATTGTAGATTATGGAAATAAAAAATGGCGTTATGCTGTGGATACAGGAAATAGGCTATACAGAGAAAGTGTTGACAGTGGAAATCAGGAGTATCGTGAATACGTGGACGAAGGAAATGAAAAAATTAGGGAAACCATTGATAAGAAGAATGGGAATTAG
- a CDS encoding BglG family transcription antiterminator, with protein MNVNDRQKELLRTLLVQNGQTLNIVDLTGQLGCSEKTVRNDLSIIEDLLAEYPDTYLKRQPGIGITLEAEESEMSEIFQKLLSTEPKSQEDRFIEMAYHLLVSNKAITLQELSKKYFVPKVTIKKELDTIADWLTNYQLELISKPRLGNIVQGSELQKRSALAHLSQLLSSLSDNKNYVLELFLPYEIATVKKALNELQQKYSIAFTDAAMESLLVHALIMMKRTRQKSPVTVPDKEKQAVYSYKEYKYALSFFEQLEDVFAVKFPEDERIYFTWHLISGKRKNDIIEDPFIKSEYLLNIISDLTTKLSSITLFPFEKDEILKSGLIVHVHSVINRIKYGFPITNPLLPNIKKMYPYLFNMVLLALNEIKETYELEVPEDEAAYLVLHFQASIERLKESREKQRRTLIVCHMGVGMSHLLQAKIEQHYQDIQVSACIGKAELRDYLQNNEVDFIISTVELEKVGIPYITISPLLEAKDKDKLNTFLTEMENHQQAGSKEKVLTQLVRGDLVHLHVDKEHPFQVIEMLGNVLYEKGFVRKDFIHSALLRERKSSTSIGGSIAIPHGSPTMVNRSAIAIALLKEPLDWGNEQVSIVFMLAITTGDPKLNRHAVGQIVGYSETPSFIQSLKESKNVKEFLEKLK; from the coding sequence ATGAACGTGAACGATCGACAAAAGGAATTACTAAGAACGCTTTTAGTACAAAATGGACAAACCTTAAATATAGTAGATTTGACAGGTCAATTAGGATGTTCGGAAAAAACGGTTCGTAATGACTTGAGTATAATTGAAGATCTTCTAGCTGAATACCCTGATACTTATTTAAAACGGCAACCAGGGATTGGAATTACCCTTGAAGCGGAAGAAAGCGAGATGTCTGAGATTTTTCAAAAGCTGCTATCAACTGAACCGAAATCTCAGGAAGATCGTTTTATCGAAATGGCCTATCATTTATTAGTAAGTAATAAAGCGATAACATTGCAAGAGCTATCTAAGAAGTATTTTGTTCCAAAAGTAACCATAAAAAAAGAATTAGATACCATTGCGGATTGGCTTACAAACTATCAATTAGAGCTTATCTCTAAACCAAGGTTAGGTAATATTGTTCAAGGGTCTGAACTGCAAAAACGTAGTGCTTTGGCGCATTTATCACAGCTTCTTTCTTCTTTATCAGATAATAAAAATTACGTTCTTGAGCTTTTTTTACCTTATGAAATAGCAACCGTAAAAAAAGCACTAAACGAATTGCAGCAGAAATATTCCATTGCCTTTACCGATGCTGCGATGGAAAGTTTACTTGTTCATGCCCTAATAATGATGAAAAGAACAAGGCAAAAATCGCCAGTAACTGTTCCTGATAAGGAAAAGCAGGCTGTATATTCTTATAAAGAATACAAATATGCGTTATCCTTTTTTGAACAATTAGAAGATGTTTTTGCAGTTAAATTTCCTGAAGACGAGCGAATCTATTTTACATGGCATTTAATTAGTGGAAAAAGGAAAAATGACATCATAGAGGATCCGTTTATAAAAAGTGAATACTTATTAAATATCATTTCTGACTTAACAACAAAGCTTAGTAGTATTACTTTATTTCCATTTGAAAAGGATGAAATTTTAAAAAGTGGGTTAATTGTACATGTACATTCGGTTATTAACCGAATTAAGTACGGGTTTCCTATTACTAATCCCCTTTTACCGAATATCAAAAAAATGTATCCTTATTTATTTAATATGGTGTTACTAGCTTTGAATGAAATTAAAGAAACTTATGAATTGGAAGTTCCTGAGGATGAGGCAGCTTACTTGGTTCTTCATTTTCAAGCTTCAATCGAGCGATTAAAAGAAAGTCGAGAGAAGCAACGAAGAACATTAATTGTTTGTCATATGGGTGTTGGGATGTCTCATTTATTGCAGGCTAAGATTGAGCAACATTACCAGGATATACAAGTATCCGCTTGCATTGGAAAAGCGGAATTACGTGATTATTTGCAGAATAATGAAGTTGATTTTATCATTTCTACAGTAGAGTTAGAAAAGGTAGGGATTCCTTATATCACGATTTCACCTTTATTGGAAGCAAAGGATAAGGACAAGCTAAATACTTTTTTAACTGAAATGGAAAATCACCAGCAAGCGGGAAGTAAAGAAAAAGTTCTAACACAATTAGTTAGAGGTGATTTAGTTCATTTACATGTGGATAAGGAACATCCTTTTCAAGTAATTGAAATGCTAGGAAATGTACTATATGAGAAAGGTTTCGTTCGTAAAGATTTTATTCATAGTGCGCTCCTAAGAGAAAGAAAATCTTCAACCTCCATTGGTGGATCTATAGCTATTCCACATGGTAGTCCAACAATGGTTAATAGATCGGCTATAGCCATTGCTCTGTTAAAGGAGCCTTTAGATTGGGGTAATGAACAAGTTTCCATCGTGTTCATGCTAGCCATTACAACTGGGGATCCAAAACTAAATCGCCATGCTGTTGGACAAATTGTAGGTTATAGTGAAACTCCGTCGTTTATCCAATCATTAAAAGAATCAAAGAATGTAAAAGAGTTCTTGGAGAAGTTAAAATAA